In one window of Helianthus annuus cultivar XRQ/B chromosome 17, HanXRQr2.0-SUNRISE, whole genome shotgun sequence DNA:
- the LOC110925421 gene encoding uncharacterized protein LOC110925421, with protein sequence MHQHSTTATEAVTLAESRNNGGNGARGRAFTIGAGDARKDGNVVTGTFSINGILATVLFDAGADWSYVSLRFSRQLGLTLIPLETKHVVELADGKSIEASHVLLGCKLNLMGQVFDIDLLCITLGSFDIVIGMDWLSIHRADVLCKEKIVCVPLPNGESLSVQGYRSGATVNIISSMKAQKCL encoded by the exons atgcaccaacactcAACAACTGCAACAGAGGCAGTAACCCTAGCAGAATCGAG GAACAACGGTGGGAATGGTGCTCGTGGGAGAGCATTTACGATTGGAGCAGGTGATGCAAGGAAAGATGGCAATGTCGTGACTGGTACGTTCTCTATCAACGGTATTTTAGCTACTGTATTATTCGACGCTGGTGCTGActggagttatgtgtctttgagattcagtcgtcagttagggttAACTCTAATCCCTCTCGAAACCAAACACGTAGTGGAATTGGCTGATGGCAAGTCCATTGAAGCCTCGCATGTACTTTTAGGGTGTAAACTCAACCttatgggtcaagtgtttgacattgaccttcTCTGTATCACTCTTGGTAGTTTTGATATagtcattggtatggactggttgtccataCACAGAGCAGATGTActttgcaaggagaagatcgtgTGTGTACCTCTCCCAAACGGGGAATCATTATCTGTCCAGGGTTATCGAAGCGGTGCAACCGTCAACATCATTTCATCCATGAAAGCCCAGAAATGTTTATGA